The Sphingomonas sp. LY54 genome includes a region encoding these proteins:
- a CDS encoding DUF5818 domain-containing protein produces MPIGSFHSETGLLLRQRGRLILQRDNGGRWRLEADAETEQYVGQRVEIEGIRSGFDVLDVVRLGPC; encoded by the coding sequence ATGCCAATAGGCTCATTCCATAGCGAAACCGGCTTGCTCCTGCGCCAGCGCGGAAGACTCATCCTCCAACGCGATAATGGCGGACGCTGGCGTCTCGAAGCCGATGCGGAGACCGAGCAATACGTAGGGCAACGGGTGGAAATCGAGGGCATCCGATCCGGTTTTGACGTCTTAGACGTTGTTCGCCTCGGCCCTTGTTGA